A genomic segment from Drosophila miranda strain MSH22 chromosome 3, D.miranda_PacBio2.1, whole genome shotgun sequence encodes:
- the LOC108159343 gene encoding uncharacterized protein LOC108159343 isoform X3: MDQLFQSYRDDERRIGEEYLSSLQDLNCNSKPLINMLTMLAEENINYAHVIVRVVEYYISQVPPEFKLPILYLIDSIIKNVRSSYVQLFAQCIVNIFLNAFESVQHSQSQLLEKVRERMYALRQTWNEVFPPSKMYALDVKVKRLDNNWPITAKNPTNKIHVNPAIHVNPDFLKTGLVPGMPVNSTLPSDMEEILQAKTRELLELKKRKLELELEQTKKHLEEQERQLNQATDAIAVAPNVAMPAPPASVAALRPPIMEPVVRNSRNAGNPGIPNTPAAQQPFSAKSRVNPVNPALLNSVRQRDPRLARQMQSQVEAAPSRSSDPRLEGKSSSSSHKSSRSRSKSPVRNSSRSTKSNNGSSSHPNSSSNRKRSESKSSTSSSGSDARHKSGGGASSSSSTLSPAKRSSKPSAKEHSDRHDRNGSPSNLKRKSTSPTTSPLKSKRNAAHKSSSSMRGKSSSTRSRSRSPIFMDVDLRSGGGKSPEQKTAAPESLSQVAASASASSSASALAAAVAAKMTISTNDLEKHTFQILEPGPPAPAASSPPIMVASSMDIDLRRPQTPPPPAFAIAKTKPLDQSNSRSTTNTTTTTFTSNNNSISSTTKIASSASNASSPSSTSTTSSSKLPAKVSFKIQKQFNKLDKSTANLSTALLISPSTSASASALAAASAPLVNQSSPQGNVSEVLQQSINKLLQVQGITGEKRSADSLPLEIDEDEQPPQQKRSKSTKLDALFGSEDVDLRREIPAVVKPGSANAVIVVEDDSMDNCDVEKPQSKTNSQLKRPSLEELRAKLAKSARLHNKLSGKSDKVRDQSVVQRLKQLAELKANDDSQEAHDEKMRTILSQAQEMYENHNMNQEQYKDLVQKVVAINENSKMKESRRRPDGAEVERNAARDAVLRKRIPKLKSNENHSSGSPRSDGSPRYEDQPIQGSTSTEKPTQNKREKSKRENKRRKPSKWGEQVDPAAAQRAAWQLANVNNNNNNSNNNNKRCGAGGAGGSLPVVPPGFRGMPWQQPPAIVMPQTIVPPPPQPPSMMGLPPVPPVTMTKAINSLDNPMADVVRSIAIDGGSKEIRFYNQVAIIFMDGDEPHEIGFQHGQRVILIDHNEPLPLSFNDDYKPFHLDGALHRIRFGFPSRELYIDDHWYEIYFGGPPVSLPIGNSLHVLKAEGPPPNVDIGRVRRDLVVGKINMIVDAHTIVPLFLDARQQTFQMGAEQHSIQFVDSFQYALLDGQLQKIEYGGLPKGMKLNGGRSCFIRFGTLPKGVVAGKTHVADMVYIKTEAPAEPPQPPPMIVQPLPVVEQQPAAAAHVPAVSLPAASNALGNLNINDLFQKLVSSGIIGGTSIPGISSGESTSTKEAPAAAAPADAQATAAPPVYVSPPTEPIKRINLQRPETIKTRQSAVVATLYLGMQCSSCGVRFPPEQTIKYSQHLDWHFRQNRRERDSTRKATSRRWYYDLNDWRQYEEIEDVEEREKNFLDTQGQPGGPDAIDDLSQQRSLDSPVPTCAAGNDDVDRSCDMCHEKFEQFYNEELEEWHLRSAIRVEDKIYHPLCYEDYKTSLNPPAEQKDSKDVDMNNTDDNAMDTLLKLEDGDAAKRAPNLFDDDDDDVIVLPNEEPSVTEIVDDDEDEYVPANVTRAEMGNETEDKVEPSSGCEHDGEKQKSSQQPQNESANESDVEIQEPNIPFTDLDTYVEKEMDDETRLALLNVKIKEEPKDEYDEDEDDGFEDVGTVVPLLPLPEDEISINSSETQTQTIGSSPSPATIERPASVASLTLPANDDELEAADTVATVANAETELNGEPQESTHNLSAAGPAPALPLTNLVNRIKINITKNTSSIASNSASNGSSMAATSTPAAATMGSAADTQVSAISVIGGSGNCSSMETSQQVNAIQTISTIPVLCGGNTFVPKIATSAPANISSISVIGSSYGTNSRNSNSIATTTAPTSATVSAVVGAGSSSAVAQKPATPPPAVDADPEPVVELKPALRNVTLKRTKKVQNGTETSGLCSIM, from the exons GTGCCGCCCGAGTTTAAATTGCCCATACTATATTTAATTGATTCGATAATTAAGAATGTGAGAAGCAGCTACGTGCAGTTGTTCGCACAATGTATAGTGAACATATTCCTCAACGCGTTTGAATCG GTGCAGCATTCCCAGTCGCAGTTGCTGGAGAAGGTCCGCGAACGGATGTATGCCCTGCGACAGACCTGGAACGAGGTGTTCCCACCTTCCAAAATGTATGCCCTAGACGTAAAGGTGAAGCGTCTTGATAATAACTGGCCCATTACGGCCAAGAACCCCACCAACAAAATACATGTTAATCCCGCCATTCATGTTAATCCGGACTTTCTCAAAACG GGTTTGGTTCCTGGGATGCCGGTTAACTCCACACTGCCCAGCGACATGGAGGAGATACTCCAGGCTAAGACCcgcgagcttctggagctcaAGAAACGCAAACTGGAGCTTGAGCTAGAGCAAACCAAGAAGCATTTAGAGGAGCAAGAGCGTCAGCTGAACCAGGCGACGGATGCTATTGCTGTCGCACCCAATGTCGCTATGCCAGCGCCACCCGCTTCTGTTGCTGCTCTTCGTCCACCTATTATGGAACCAGTCGTTCGAAATTCTCGAAACGCTGGGAATCCTGGGATACCAAACACGCCAGCTGCCCAACAG CCCTTTTCCGCGAAGTCAAGGGTTAATCCAGTCAATCCGGCTCTACTGAACTCTGTGCGTCAGCGGGATCCACGTTTGGCGCGGCAAATGCAATCTCAAGTGGAGGCGGCTCCCTCGCGATCCTCTGATCCCCGTCTGGAGGGAAAATCCTCCTCATCTTCGCATAAATCTAGTCGATCGCGCAGCAAGTCACCGGTACGCAACAGCAGTCGCTCCACCAAGAgcaacaatggcagcagctCCCATCCAAACAGCTCATCGAATCGCAAGCGCAGCGAATCCAAGAGCTCAACATCTTCATCGGGATCTGATGCACGACACAAAAGTGGAGGTGGCGCTAGCAGTAGCTCCTCGACACTATCGCCTGCCAAACGCTCATCTAAACCATCGGCAAAGGAGCATTCCGACCGACATGACCGAAATGGATCACCGTCAAATTTGAAGCGTAAAAGCACCTCTCCAACCACCTCGCCATTAAAATCTAAGCGTAATGCTGCACACAAATCGTCATCGTCCATGCGCGGAAAGTCGTCCTCGACCCGATCACGCAGTCGCTCGCCCATCTTCATGGACGTTGACCTGCGCAGCGGTGGTGGAAAGTCTCCCGAACAGAAAACAGCAGCTCCAGAATCCCTATCTCAagtggcagcatcagcatcagcatcatccTCAGCCTCAGCATTAGCAGCGGCAGTAGCAGCAAAAATGACAATCAGCACGAATGATTTAGAGAAAC aTACATTTCAAATACTTGAACCAGGCCCTCCAGCTCCTGCAGCTTCAAGTCCACCGATTATGGTGGCATCCAGTATGGACATTGACTTGAGGCGGCCCCAGACGCCGCCTCCGCCAGCATTCGCCATAGCCAAAACCAAACCACTCGACcagagcaacagcagaagcaccACCAACACGACCACAACAACATTCAcatccaacaacaacagcatcagcagcacaACAAAAATTGCTAGTAGCGCCTCCAACGCATCATCGCCATCATCTACTAGTACTACGTCTTCTTCAAAATTGCCCGCAAAAGTGTCgttcaaaatacaaaaacagTTTAATAAATTAGATAAATCTACAGCGAATCTATCAACAGCATTACTGATAAGCCCATCaacatcagcatcagcatctgCATTAGCCGCCGCATCCGCACCACTAGTCAATCAGAGCTCGCCGCAGGGTAATGTATCGGAGGTACTGCAGCAATCCATCAACAAACTGCTGCAGGTAcaaggcatcactggggagaAGCGCTCCGCAGATTCGCTACCCTTAGAGATCGACGAGGATGAGCAGCCACCGCAGCAGAAACGCAGCAAATCAACTAAACTGGACGC TCTCTTCGGCAGCGAGGATGTTGATCTGCGTCGCGAGATTCCCGCTGTGGTAAAGCCTGGAAGTGCCAATGCAGTCATCGTGGTGGAAGACGACTCAATGGACAACTGTGATGTGGAAAAG CCACAATCCAAAACAAATTCGCAGCTCAAGAGGCCATCACTCGAGGAGCTGCGCGCCAAGCTGGCCAAGTCTGCGCGTCTCCACAACAAGCTATCCGGTAAGTCCG ACAAAGTCAGAGATCAGTCTGTGGTGCAGCGTCTCAAGCAGCTGGCCGAGCTGAAGGCCAACGATGATTCGCAGGAGGCGCACGACGAGAAGATGCGCACGATCCTCAGCCAGGCTCAGGAGATGTACGAGAACCACAATATGAACCAAGAGCAGTACAAGGACCTGGTCCAGAAGGTTGTGGCCATTAACGAGAACAGCAAGATGAAGGAGTCCCGTCGCCGACCTGATGGTGCGGAAGTGGAGCGTAATGCAGCCCGAGATGCTGTTCTGCGCAAGCGGATACCCAAGCTCAAGAGCAACGAGAATCATTCCTCTGGCTCGCCACGCAGCGACGGCTCCCCTAGATATGAGGATCAGCCAATACAGGGATCGACGTCCACCGAAAAGCCGACGCAAAATAAACGGGAGAAGTCCAAGAGAGAGAACAAGAGACGAAAGCCCAGCAAATGGGGCGAACAGGTGGATCCTGCGGCTGCTCAAAGGGCCGCCTGGCAGTTGGCCAATgtcaataacaacaacaacaacagcaataacaataataagAGATGTGGAGCTGGAGGAGCGGGGGGTTCGCTTCCTGTCGTACCACCCGGGTTCCGGGGAATGCCCTGGCAACAGCCGCCTGCGATTGTGATGCCACAAACGATCGTCCCGCCACCACCACAGCCGCCCTCGATGATGGGTCTGCCACCAGTTCCGCCCGTAACAATGACCAAGGCCATCAATTCGCTGGACAACCCCATGGCGGATGTGGTGCGCAGCATCGCCATCGATGGCGGATCCAAAGAGATTCGCTTCTACAACCAGGTGGCCATCATATTTATGGATGGCGACGAGCCGCACGAGATTGGCTTCCAGCATGGCCAGCGCGTGATCCTGATCGATCACAATGAGCCTCTGCCGCTGAGCTTCAACGATGACTACaagccgttccatctagatgGGGCCCTACATCGCATCCGCTTTGGGTTTCCCTCCCGCGAGCTCTATATCGACGATCATTGGTATGAGATCTACTTTGGTGGACCGCCAGTCTCCCTGCCCATTGGCAACAGCCTGCACGTACTCAAGGCGGAGGGTCCTCCGCCCAATGTGGACATTGGCCGAGTGCGTCGTGACCTGGTGGTTGGCAAAATAAACATGATTGTGGATGCCCACACGATTGTTCCACTCTTCCTGGATGCCAGACAGCAGACCTTCCAGATGGGAGCCGAGCAGCATTCGATACAGTTTGTGGACAGCTTCCAATATGCTCTCCTCGATGGCCAGCTCCAGAAGATCGAATATGGCGGCCTGCCCAAGGGCATGAAGCTGAATGGCGGACGCAGCTGCTTTATCCGATTCGGAACCCTGCCAAAGGGCGTTGTGGCCGGCAAGACGCACGTGGCTGATATGGTCTACATTAAGACAGAAGCTCCGGCAGAGCCACCCCAGCCCCCACCGATGATTGTCCAGCCCCTGCCCGTAGTGGAGCAGCagccagcggcagcagcacaTGTACCAGCCGTATCCCTGCCAGCTGCATCCAATGCTCTTGGCAATCTGAATATCAATGATTTGTTCCAAAAGCTCGTCTCGTCTGGAATAATTGGTGGAACCTCTATTCCGGGGATATCGTCTGGCGAATCAACCTCAACCAAAGAAGCGCCCGCAGCTGCCGCTCCAGCTGATGCCCAAGCCACAGCCGCCCCACCGGTGTACGTTTCGCCGCCAACGGAGCCCATCAAACGCATCAACCTACAGAGGCCAGAGACTATTAAGACCCGGCAGTCGGCGGTGGTGGCCACGCTCTACCTGGGCATGCAGTGCAGCAGCTGTGGTGTGCGTTTCCCGCCAGAGCAGACCATTAAGTACAGTCAGCATCTAGACTGGCACTTCCGTCAGAACCGACGCGAGCGTGACTCGACCCGCAAGGCCACCTCCAGGCGCTGGTACTATGACCTGAATGACTGGCGGCAGTACGAAGAGATCGAGGATGTGGAAGAGCGGGAGAAGAATTTCCTGGATACGCAGGGCCAGCCAGGCGGCCCCGATGCAATCGATGATCTCTCCCAGCAACGATCGCTGGACTCGCCTGTGCCCACCTGCGCAGCCGGTAACGATGATGTGGACCGTTCCTGCGACATGTGCCACGAGAAGTTCGAGCAGTTCTACAACGAGGAGCTGGAGGAATGGCACTTGCGCAGTGCCATTCGCGTCGAGGATAAGATCTACCATCCATTGTGCTATGAGGACTACAAGACTTCGTTGAACCCGCCCGCAGAGCAAAAAGACTCCAAAGATGTGGACATGAACAACACCGATGACAACGCAATGGACACGTTACTTAAGCTGGAGGATGGGG ACGCCGCTAAGCGTGCGCCGAACCTGttcgatgatgatgacgatgatgtaATTGTGTTGCCCAACGAAGAGCCCAGCGTCACTGAAATTGTCGACGACGATGAAGATGAGTATGTCCCCGCCAATGTGACGCGCGCCGAAATGGGCAACGAAACGGAGGACAAGGTGGAACCCAGCTCTGGCTGCGAGCATGATGGGGAGAAGCAGAaaagcagccagcagccacagAATGAATCAGCCAACGAGTCTGATGTGGAGATCCAAGAGCCAAACATTCCCTTCACCGATCTGGACACGTATGTGGAGAAGGAGATGGATGATGAGACGCGGTTGGCCCTGCTAAATGTAAAGATCAAAGAGGAGCCCAAGGACGAGTACGATGAGGACGAAGACGATGGCTTCGAAGATGTGGGCACGGTAGTGCCACTGCTGCCGTTGCCCGAGGATGAGATATCCATCAACAGCAGCG AAACACAAACCCAAACGATTGGATCCTCGCCCTCGCCGGCTACTATAGAGCGACCAGCTTCGGTGGCCTCGCTCACTCTTCCAGCCAACGACGATGAGCTGGAGGCCGCGGACACGGTGGCGACGGTGGCCAACGCGGAAACAGAACTGAATGGAGAGCCGCAGGAGTCGACGCATAACCTGAGCGCAGCAGGACCGGCACCGGCGTTACCTTTGACTAACTTAGTTAATAGaatcaaaataaatattaCTAAGAATACAAGTAGTATAGCAAGTAATAGTGCCTCCAACGGCTCATCAATGGCCGCCACATCGACgccggcagcagcaacgaTGGGATCGGCAGCGGATACGCAAGTCTCGGCCATCAGTGTCATAGGCGGATCCGGAAACTGCAGTTCTATGGAGACCTCGCAGCAGGTGAACGCAATTCAAACCATTTCCACCATTCCAGTTCTGTGCGGCGGTAACACATTCGTCCCCAAGATTGCAACCAGTGCTCCAGCCAATATCAGTTCCATCTCGGTCATTGGCAGCAGCTACGGCACCAACAGCCGCAACAGCAACTCAATCGCGACCACAACGGCACCAACTTCGGCGACAGTCTCGGCGGTTGTTGGAGCGGGATCATCTTCTGCCGTTGCCCAGAAACCAGCCACACCCCCGCCTGCTGTCGATGCCGATCCGGAGCCGGTGGTTGAACTGAAGCCAGCGTTGCGGAATGTGACGCTCAAACGAACGAAAAAGGTCCAGAATGGCACCGAAACATCGGGTCTCTGCTCGATCATGTAA